From the genome of Pseudomonas helvetica:
TCGTCTGGCAAACCCGTAGGCGATTGCGGTAATGCCCAGCGCACCAACGTGGGTGGCCATATGGAAACCGTCCGCCAACAGTGCCATCGAACCGGTGATGTAACCGGCGACAATCTCGCCAACCATCATGACGAACGTCAGCGCAACGACCCACAGCGTGCGTCTGGCATTCTCATCATGGGTGGCACCCAGGAACATGTGATCGTGGGAATAACGTGAAACCTGAGGTGTACTGCGCATGGGTTGCATGACCTTCAATTTGAATAACGACGAATGGCTTGCAGCAACTCTTCAAGACCTTCGGCGCGTTCTTGATCGCTGAGCTCGGGGCTGGCCACGTGTTCACGGGCGTGGGCTTCGATGAACTGGTCCATCAGACCGTTGACCGCGCCACGGATTGCCGCGACCAGATGCAGGGTCTTGGCGCAGTCGGCTTCCGACTCCAATGCCCGCTCGACGGCTTGAACCTGGCCGGCGATACGACGAACCCGCTTCAGCAGATCGTCCTTGTGTTCGTGAATGTGCGACATACCCATACCCCCTATACCTATCTACGGAAAGAATAGTCGTCGTTCACGTCAATATTGGCAACCCTGCATTCACCCAATGGTCATGGGATATGCCGCGGAACAGCGCTAGAACAAGTTGAGTTTGTTTCAGGGGCCGCGTCGACCTGTACTCTTGAACGTTCCTGCTTGCGCAGTCGCCCTATCCCGATCAAAGGAATGTCAATGAGTGCAAATTTTTCAGGCATTACGTGGGGCTTTCCCGGCATCGACCGGCGCCTGCTGAAAGTGCAATTCAGTTTTTTGCTGATGGTTCTGGGAGGACGGTGCAATCAACTGGCGGTGGCCTGGTGGACCTTGCAGGAAACAGGCTCTGCGCTCTATTTCGCCAACATGATTGCCTGTTCCATCGCGGCAGAGGTGTTAGCCAAGCCTCTGCTGGGATGGCTGGGGGACAAGTACAACAAAATCCTGATCATCAAGCTGGCCTCATGCATCAGCCTGCTGACAGCGCTGTTGATGGTGGTGCTGTCCGCCACGGGGTCGTTCAACCCCTGGACCGTGGGCGCGCTGATGATGATCAGCAGTGCGATCGTCGGCGTGCGTGACCCTCTCCAGGCGTCGATCATTCCTTTGTTTGCAGACGACGATAAAGTCTCCCCGGCCTTTCGGACCAAAAGCGTGATGTCGTCCTTTTCCATTCTGCTGGGGCCGGTGTTGGCCAGCGGGCTGATTTACAGGTTCGGTATCACCTTCGCCTTTGCCGCCGACTTTTTTGCGATTCTCATCGCAGGGACGTTGATCGCGACCATCCCGAGCCACATCGGTGCCACTGGCCAAGACGAAAAAGCCCCGGGTGCCAGTGGCTTCAGCATGATCTATTCCGGCTTCAAAGTGGTTTACGGAGTGAAAGTCGAGTTTTACCTGGCCATCATTGCAATGCTGATCAACTTTGCCCTGTTTCCGTTCTTCACCATCCTGATCCCTCTGTACGTAAAGGACGTCATCCAGTACCCGGTCACTTACATCGGTCTTCTGGATTCGTGCTTCGGGCTGGGCATTCTGGCGGGCAGTTACAAGATCATCGGCTGGTTATCCGACCGGGTCCCCCGTGACATGTGTGTGTCCGCAGGTTTTGCATTACTGGGGGGCAATCTGGTGGCAGTCGGCACCGTTTCATCGTCGTTCATCGTGCCCGTGGCCTTCTTCTGCGGCGGCGTCGGCCTGATGTTGATCAACATCCCCACCTCCGCTGTGAGGTTGCTGGCGACGCCAAAGCTCCATCGCAACCGGATTTTTGCCACGGTTTCATTTCTGTCTGCGGCGGCTAGCCCCTTGGGCAGTTTCGCGATGAATACCCTGATCGCCTATCTGGGGGTTGCACTGACAATCACGCTGCTGGGCGTCATGGTGCTGCTGTTGTCTCTGCTGGTCTTTCTGGTACCCGACTTCAAAACGTTCATGCGTTCCCAGGATACGCAGCTCAATGATGCCTATCTGGACAAATACCCTGAAGCGTTTGCGCACTGACGTGCTTCGCCATGCCTCTGCCTCTTACAAACGGAGTTGCCTTTCACTATGCCGGACTTCAAGGGCCGATCTGAAATCCGCTCTACCCCGATCGCCGCTACCGACCGTTGCGTGCGCGGTTGCTCACCGAGTTTCTCAGCGAGCGAGTCAGCCAGTTGCCGGGGTTCGAGGCGTAACAGTGGTCAGTCGTCGCGGGTCAGCACTTCGAGCAATTCAATCTCGAAAACCAGGTTGGAATTGGGCGGGATGGCGCCCATCGAGCGCTCGCCATACCCCAGGTGTGCCGGCACCAGCAACTTGCGCTTGCCGCCGACCTTCATACCCATCAAGCCCTGATCCCAGCCCTTGATCACTCGGCCGGTGCCGATCACACATTGGAAGGGCTTACCGCGCTCCCAGGAAGAATCGAACGGCGTACCGTCCTCCAGAAAACCGCGGTACTGAGTGGTAATCAAGGCGCCTTTGACGGCGACTTTGCCGTCACCCAGTTCAAGGTCGATGACCTGCAATTCTTCGTTCATTACTGCTCTCTCGTTCGCGGTGACCGTAAACACGGTCCGCGTTTTCTCAGATTTTGCCTTGCAGGGCAATGCCGTTGAAGACGCTGGTGTGGGCAGCGGTTCAACGCTCTATCGGCATGACCGCCAGAATCTGCCCGTTGGTGGTCTGCACCAGCATGTACTTGTCGTTGATTTGCACCCACTGGCTCTGACTTTGCGGGGTATTCAAGCCGCGTCTTTTCCAGTCGACCAGGGCTTTTTCGCTGCGGGTGTAGACGTCCGGCGCCTGGTCGCCGACGTGCAGGTTGCGGGCATTGATTGGCGCCGACTGGACGATGGTTTGCAGGGTATCGGCGGCCAGGACCGTCGGGCAGATAACTGCAAGACTCACAAGCACCGCCATGGCAGCCAGATTTCTTTGACGCAGCATCGGTATTTCTCCAGTGAATGGGTGACACCCGCTCTAGGACCGCCATTGCGTCCGGTCATTCGAAACGCTCACACCTCACTGTAGCGATGATTCTGCGATTGATCTCACCGCAGTGATAATCCATACGCATCAATGGATGTTAAATATGCACTTATCATATCGATCGACCTGCCCCAGTATCCGGCCTTAATAATATCCATGCGCCACGTTGCGCATGTCATAAAAGCGCGGGAGACACAACATGCAGGCTACAACCCATCCGCCAGCGACATCCGCTCGCAGCAAAGTCAGTGCAATTTTCCGGGTCACCTCGGGCAACTTCCTGGAACAGTTCGACTTCTTCCTCTTCGGTTTCTACGCCACCTATATTGCGGCGGCGTTCTTCCCTGCCAGCAGCGAATTCGCCTCGCTGATGATGACCTTCGCAGTGTTTGGCGCAGGTTTTCTGATGCGTCCTTTGGGCGCGGTGATTCTTGGTGCCTACATCGATGATGTCGGCCGCCGCAAAGGGTTGATCGTCACCCTGTCGATCATGGCCAGCGGCACGATTCTGATTGTGCTGGTGCCCGGCTACGAGACCATCGGTCTGTTCGCTCCGGCGCTGGTGTTGATCGGCCGTCTGCTTCAAGGCTTCTCCGCCGGTGCGGAACTGGGCGGCGTGTCGGTGTACCTGGCGGAAATCGCCACGCCGGGCCGCAAGGGCTTTTTCACCAGTTGGCAGTCGGCCAGCCAGCAAGTGGCGATCGTCGTTGCTGCGGCGCTGGGCTATGCGCTGAACCAATGGATGCCGGCGACAGTGGTTGCCGACTGGGGCTGGCGCATTCCGTTTTTCGTCGGTTGCATGATCGTGCCGTTTATTTTCCTGCTGCGGCGCAGCCTTGAAGAAACCGCAGAGTTCACCGCCCGCCGCCACCGCCCAAGCATGCGTCAGGTGTTCGGCACCTTGCTGCAAAACTGGCAGATCGTGATCGCCGGGATGCTGATGGTGGCGCTGACCACCACCGCGTTTTACCTGATCACCGTGTACGCGCCGACCTTTGGCAAAATCGTGCTGCACCTGAGCACTTCCGATGCGCTACTGGTGACCTTGCTGGTCGGCGTGTCGAACTTCTGCTGGCTACCACTGGGTGGCGCACTGTCGGACCGCATCGGTCGGCGCCCGGTGCTGGTGGCGATGACCCTGCTGACCTTGGCCACGGCCTACCCGGCATTGACGTATCTGGTCCAGGCACCGAGCTTCATCAACATGCTGTTGGTGCTGCTGTGGTTGTCGTTCATCTACGGTTTGTACAACGGCGCCATGGTTGCAGCGCTGACCGAAATCATGCCGGTGGAAGTCCGCGTGGCCGGTTTCTCCCTGGCCTACAGCCTGGCGACCGCAGTATTCGGCGGCTTCACCCCGGCGATTTCGACCTTCCTGATTCAGTACTCCGGCGACAAAGCCGCC
Proteins encoded in this window:
- a CDS encoding metal/formaldehyde-sensitive transcriptional repressor, encoding MSHIHEHKDDLLKRVRRIAGQVQAVERALESEADCAKTLHLVAAIRGAVNGLMDQFIEAHAREHVASPELSDQERAEGLEELLQAIRRYSN
- a CDS encoding MFS transporter encodes the protein MATLHSPNGHGICRGTALEQVEFVSGAASTCTLERSCLRSRPIPIKGMSMSANFSGITWGFPGIDRRLLKVQFSFLLMVLGGRCNQLAVAWWTLQETGSALYFANMIACSIAAEVLAKPLLGWLGDKYNKILIIKLASCISLLTALLMVVLSATGSFNPWTVGALMMISSAIVGVRDPLQASIIPLFADDDKVSPAFRTKSVMSSFSILLGPVLASGLIYRFGITFAFAADFFAILIAGTLIATIPSHIGATGQDEKAPGASGFSMIYSGFKVVYGVKVEFYLAIIAMLINFALFPFFTILIPLYVKDVIQYPVTYIGLLDSCFGLGILAGSYKIIGWLSDRVPRDMCVSAGFALLGGNLVAVGTVSSSFIVPVAFFCGGVGLMLINIPTSAVRLLATPKLHRNRIFATVSFLSAAASPLGSFAMNTLIAYLGVALTITLLGVMVLLLSLLVFLVPDFKTFMRSQDTQLNDAYLDKYPEAFAH
- a CDS encoding FKBP-type peptidyl-prolyl cis-trans isomerase, translated to MNEELQVIDLELGDGKVAVKGALITTQYRGFLEDGTPFDSSWERGKPFQCVIGTGRVIKGWDQGLMGMKVGGKRKLLVPAHLGYGERSMGAIPPNSNLVFEIELLEVLTRDD
- a CDS encoding RcnB family protein, giving the protein MLRQRNLAAMAVLVSLAVICPTVLAADTLQTIVQSAPINARNLHVGDQAPDVYTRSEKALVDWKRRGLNTPQSQSQWVQINDKYMLVQTTNGQILAVMPIER
- a CDS encoding MFS transporter, which translates into the protein MQATTHPPATSARSKVSAIFRVTSGNFLEQFDFFLFGFYATYIAAAFFPASSEFASLMMTFAVFGAGFLMRPLGAVILGAYIDDVGRRKGLIVTLSIMASGTILIVLVPGYETIGLFAPALVLIGRLLQGFSAGAELGGVSVYLAEIATPGRKGFFTSWQSASQQVAIVVAAALGYALNQWMPATVVADWGWRIPFFVGCMIVPFIFLLRRSLEETAEFTARRHRPSMRQVFGTLLQNWQIVIAGMLMVALTTTAFYLITVYAPTFGKIVLHLSTSDALLVTLLVGVSNFCWLPLGGALSDRIGRRPVLVAMTLLTLATAYPALTYLVQAPSFINMLLVLLWLSFIYGLYNGAMVAALTEIMPVEVRVAGFSLAYSLATAVFGGFTPAISTFLIQYSGDKAAPGYWMSFAALCALCATLYLYRRSTGRLQVAVQ